DNA from Castor canadensis chromosome 3, mCasCan1.hap1v2, whole genome shotgun sequence:
CTCTTCTTGAAGGTTCCTGGGAGTGGTTTAAGCTCCCCTTCCATCCAGTGGGATgggacctgacttaggactgatttccAGTCATGCTTTACATGGTGGTGCTTACCGAGTTGGGACaagactgccagatgagttggtccacttctcctctTGGAGTCCAAGCCaggtcaagactgctcagagagatGGAGCACCACCAGGGTGAAGGAGGATCCAGAATACCATCGGATGGTGCACCACCTCATTTGGTCCATGTCCCTCCCTACTCTGATGCAGCCCAGCTTCCAGCTAGTGGCTCAAGGGGCTAGTCAGttggaatctcgctggggcctccaagaTGTTGTGAAAGTATAGTCAGACAAGAAACCAActgacactcggaggagtggagaactcagattttattttatgcaagCGGGCTCAgacatgtacctgtgtctgagccctgaataaaggattcacaagatatttaaaaggcagtacagggcatcaggttacaaaaatgTGTTTAGGTTATGTTGTCCTAACtagtgagttagagacctaagaTTGTTTAGtttaattgggctggtagtgagccagggacctaatgttgtttagataaggtcagcaggggagacctactttggaaagtttatttacaagtagagacaaagaagggcAGGAATGGGTACTTATCtgtgcatggtgcctttcatctctgttctgaacttttgcatggctctaatgggcaattcttcatgctttacagctctgtctgaggttacagcttttaattgacagtttaccatgttttaccaCCTGTTTCAAGGTTATATTCCTCTTCAATAAGTTTTAGGCatgtcatttgttcttttttttctgttttactttctcCTTGGTTTTACAACACTATTGTTTTTAAGCACATTTTGATGGATCATTGGAAATTAGTTAATGGAAAGGAAATGGAGGAAATGCGCATTAAATAGTTCATTTATTGATTGTCTTTCTATTATTCATTCTCAGAACTTATGACAATGACTTCATTCTTTTCTACTTATATTAATGTCagctataaaataaatgtactaTATTGACATTTATCACTTGTTGGCATTTGCTCCAACCTGTTTAATCTTTAATCATTTTCAGTGTACTTAGAaaacttttatataaaataaggaataaaatcacattttcaaagATGGGTAATTTATAACTGGATGAGATATAATAACATGTATTAATACTCAAATGATAAAAGtagatgaaatattaaaaaaatagagtGACAATTCTCACATAATTTAATGTGACATAGAAGCTCATAGTTTTATATgcaagaaatgatttttttggtggaataaaatcttttttttaaaagtaattagcTTAAGTGAAACAATATTAGATTTCAGCTCTGTTAGTTAtagactgaaaatattttctgatatcctggacaattttcaaataatttagacAAGTTTTCTATATTCAAAAGCCTAAATGGCTTTAGGTGGCTGGAAGAGTAACTCTGTCACAAAATTAGTTTTCTTTTACCCGGACCAATTTTGATCTTTTTGTACCACAATTTGACTATATGATAGACATTGTTATCACATGTGAAATAAAGCTATAGACATTGGGAAGCagtataaatgaaaaaacaatcttGAGAAATGATTCTGAGTCCTAAAACTATCTCCTCCCAAACCCTATTCCAAGTTATTTGGGTTGCATGAAGAGTACCAAAGGAGGGATATTTTCTTTAGAGAACAAACATTTCTGAGATTATAAAATGATAGAAGTTGAGAAAAACTCTCATGTTTTACAAGTACGCTTTGGTCACCAATAGTTTcatgaacttaaaaaactgaaaagtaaataatttgtCACTCTCCAAAGGTATTAAGTGGATCTTCTGAAATCATTAACATGTTAAATAGTGTTCAACAATGACTGATTTAACATAATCTCATTTTTTGTGTAAGTGAAACCTTTGAGATTTCAACCCTACTTCTATTTATGTGCCTTAGTAAGCACATCTCACAAATAATGTAATCTTCCTGTGTAATGTGCATTGTGTAATTCAGGTATTTTCAGACAAGTGCATTATCATGTGAGTGTGTAAGAATGTAAGTTAATTCATAATGGTGCTGGCCAAAACCAAGAGATTGTTCTTCTCAAATGTTATCCAACAGCACTTGTTAAGTGGGTCCCAAAATAAAAACCTTCACTGAGAGGGATTTTAGGCAATCGGTGAGCTAGCTAGTTACTAAGTGATCCCATAAATCCTCTTCATGTAGTtacagaaatatcacatttttccAGCTCTGtaattttgttccttttaagACTACAAAGCTGAGTCTGAAGACAATGGACAGGTCCAGCCATTCCAGAGTATCTGAGTTTGTGTTACTTGGACTTACAGATTCTCCTGAGCTCCAGATATTTTTCTCTGtggtattttccattttctattttatgaccACATTTGGCAACTGCCTGATTTTGCTCACCATTCTGTCGACCTCACATCTGCACTCTCCCATGTACTTCTTGCTCAGCAACCTGTCTCTTATTGACCTGTGTCTGTCCTCCTTTGCCACACCAAAGATGATCATGGACTTCTTTGCTCAGCGCAAGACCATTTCCTTTGAGGGCTGCATTTCGCAGATCTTTTTGCTGCACCTTTTCACTGGGACTGAGATTGTACTGCTGATTTCCATGTCTTTCGACAGGTATATTGCCATATGTAAACCTCTCCATTATTCAACAATTATGAGTCAAAAAGTCTGTATTGGGCTTGTGGTAACTTCTTGGACAGTAGGCTTCCTGCATACAATCAGCCAGTTAGCATTCACCCTCTATTTGCCCTTCTGTGGTCCCAATGTTATAGATAGTTTCTTTTGCGACCTTCCTTTGGTCATCCAGCTGGCTTGTGTAGATATATATGCTCCTGGGATCTTCATGATCTCGACCAGTGGTGTGATTGCTCTTGTAAGTTTTCTGCTTTTGCTCACCTCCTACATCATTGTTCTTGTCACTGTTAGGGATCACTCCTCCACAGGATCATCTAAGGCTCTTTCTACCTGTACTGCACATTTTATAGTTGTGCTAATGTTCTCTGGGCCTTGCATCTTCATTTATATGTGGCCTTTCACAAACTTCCTGGTGGACAAGATTCTCTCTGTTTTCTACACCATCTTTACCCCTTTTCTGAATCCACTTACATATACTTTGAGAAACAAGGAAGTGAAGATATCAGTCAAGAAACTGAGCTATCAATATTTCAATTTTGGGAAAATTATTCCACAATATCCAGTGCAATGAATGGGATAATCTGTCTGAAATGGAGATCTCCAGTTTTGTTAATAGAACAATAGAAAATTGAACTCAAAATCTGCCTTTCAAGTATTTTCATCTGAATTTATGATAAGAAGAAGCTAGGATTGAGAGTATGCCTAGAAGTGCAGTGCTTGAAAGTCTTTTGAAATTATGGATCCATGTGATAATCTGTTGAAATCTAAAGCTTGTATTtacagaaaaatacatatatcatCAAAATTGTGAATATAAATTTAGGGTTTTATATATCTGTGAATCCTATGCACATATCTCAAATTAAGACCCTTATAGAAGACTGAGATAGAACATGGTTCTCTCATTTTCTACCCTAGAACATCCAATTTTGCTGCCTAGCCTTGTTCCCACtgtaatttagatttttaatgaaGAGATTGGGGCATAACAGGATTTATTCATAACATTAGAAATACTTTTATGGGAAATTTGATATTGTGAAGAAATGTTTTTGAATGACATTGAACAATTTTGATTCAGTAGGTCAATTTTTTTTGAGTTCTAAAGTCAAATTTGAACATGAGAGAGAAGTTAAAAGGATTTGAACTTTAACAATATAGGTTCTTAATAGGTGTGCATACCACCATCACTTGATAATTTAATACCAAGTAATCAATCAAATGATAATTTGTAAAGTTTAAATCAAAGAAAGTAAGCTATGTAAATCTGATTGGCTTTCAGAACCCAGGTGAAAATCATAGACATGATTAACCTATTTAGCACTGAAGCTTTTAACTATTAAATTCATGATACATTTttcacttttgaaataaaacattcCAAAATATTATTAGCCTCACTATAAATTTTGCTTCCAGTTTTCAATATAATATGACTATTGGGaagaaaagataataggaatttaaaaaaacacatattcCAATTCTCCTTAATTTGGTTTATTATGGATTatgttaaataaatgttttattataaaatgttttttgaaatCAGCTGGTCAACCATTTTGCTAACTGCTAAACAACCAAAGGGTCAGAGAATTCATAGAACCAGTTTATAGCTAAATCACTAAAAGTAGCAAAGACAATTGCTCTTGATCAGACATGTGGAATCTTGGAATTAAATCTTGAACTTCTGTGTGCTATTCTGAGAGAGTGGTTTTATctatcattttttatatttaatatgaagATTATAAAAAGCAGATTCCATGTTTCTTGATACTGTTTTTAGGAAAGTAGACAGAATATATTCTCAAaatatcatttccttttctcttggaCGTCTACCTCAACTGTctgatttttaggtttttgaggaatagCTTCATTCAGGGCAAAGCACTAGCAATCTTTGATATTCTTATTTTGGGATGTCTCTAAGACTATAGTTTGTAAAGACATATGTCAGAGAAACAAGAATATTTTCTGGTTTCCAGTAataatgggtgtgtgtgtgacaaaACTGGGTTAGATTGGCTAATATTAATATTAACTAATAATATTTAACAtaacattaatatttaattaatttataatatttattaatgttaatattattaatattaatacatGGTGTCTCTTTGAATTGACTGTTATGAAAAGATTTCTTGGAGCCAACTGTCATCAGGGATTTAGATGGTGAGTATGTTGACAAAAACACAAGCCTTTACCCtgtaaagaaagaaatggcaTTTACAATTTATTACACTTACATTAGATCTTTAAGATCTCAACAACTTCAACGTTAGAAACTTCCAAGGCAAATGTTTTACAACTGAAATTTAATAATGTACTGAATTTTATGAGGCAATGTAATATTAGAGTTATGAACAAAGGCACACATTTAGTTTGAAACCTAGTTTATTTTTAACCAAATCATAAACTCCTCTTTATTGTCTCAAGTTAGTCAAACAAAAATGTTCATAGGGAAAGGCACTTTTGCCTCATTCCCATTCTTCAGCAAAAGTTATTatctttgctttaaaatatgaACCTGAGCTCTGAAGTGTCGATTTACTGAAGTTCACAATCTGTTTCTGTCAAGAGACATAATCCTGCAATTATGTAGTACCAGTCTGCTGTAGGCCTGAATTCCAGTCCCATTACTTTCTTCTTGTAAAATTTGTCTTTTATAATGTTCTTAATAAACTAGTTTTATAatgttcagtttcttcatctatacaaCCTAGTAATAGTATTTAACCACTATTGATGTTATAGAAATTGAATTAAAACTCAGTAACATATTTAGCAGTGTTTGGTATTCATTAAAGGtttaacaattatcaaccaataaTATATCATTATCATAGCTGTTGGGATGTATATGTCAAAAACTGTAGTCACTGGAATGGAACTGGAGGTGCTTACTTAATCATGAATGGCATAGTTTTATATGACAATAGAATCTGTTATTAATTTACCTAATGTTATGTTGGACCTGTGCAATTATTGAGAGTTTTTGATGTATTTCTCTGGTTAATGTTGTCATTTGTGTGCCTGTATTTTCTAAAGAAGAAGTATAGcttcttattttaaattgaagCATATCCCAAGATGGCATGAAAGGGCAAGATAATAATTACACTATGTCCACTAGGACactgcctttttaaaaagttaagtgcCTTGAAATAAACGTGGTTAAGAAGTCTAAAGGATGATGTGTGTGTTTCATCTCTCATCTTTTACTTATTCAAAAGGTGGATtttgaacttttttaaaaataaaatcagagaacaagggagcagaacaggtcctgtctgtaggttggtaccagtgggaggagaggaggatattGGGAAATGGTGTAGAAGAGTGGATattgtgcaaatactatgtatacatgtatgaaatttgaaaaatgagaccagttgaaatttccaggaatggagggaggggaataaaggaaaatgatggagtgggtgaattcaactatgatatattgcaagaacttttgtaaatgccgtgatgtacccccagcacaatcaTCAAAAAGGTAATAATTTGAATGCTTCAAATTCTTCTATAATCTGATTTATTAAAACTTTTAACTGGGAAATGAATGCTGACTTATTTACTTTATATAAAGCACATTAATAAACAAGTTTCAACTTTCAGCAGAAAGACTGTCTagatttatgaaaatataaatgaattatttgTTTGGAAACATGGTGGAAAGTAATATTTAATAAGTTGTTCAATCTAGAACCATAAAATTATAGACTCAAGTTAGACATTTCATTTGGCAAATAAATTCCTAAAGCTGGAGAATGATACGTAATCTCTACCTAGGAATTTCCTAGGGACTGCATTAAACCCTGATCTGCACCCTTCCAGCCTTGCTCGCTGATCTCCTTAAGATTGCTGCACTGAGGCAGTGTATTGGATTACCATTCATCAACATGTTACACATCCCAGTATCTGAAGATGGCTCGCACCACTTCAACACTTTTAGGTCTTCTTCAGGCTACCCTGCAGGTCCTTTGCTATAGAGTTTTTGTCATCAAAGAAGGGAGTGAATCAGAGGTTCAAGGAGAAGAGCTGGGGGGAGTAGAGAACAAAAATGGATGTAGTAGAGTACTTAGCTATTAATACATTCACAACTTGGATTCTGTCTCTTCTTCTCATTTGCCACCCATACAATAAAGGAAGAGTCCTATTTCTAAatatctctctatctctatctctatagCTATGTACATATCCATATCTACATCTCTacttgtctatctatctatttatattttatgtctcCATATCTGCTGCCATCTCTGTGGACCATATTCAAATAATTGTTGAACTGAAAATTCACATTTCAGGATAAGtgctttatatttaaaaacaaaaataataaattttctgaAGAATGGAAATGAGGAAAAGTACATTTCTACCTTAACCATTTTTCTGCCCAGAGCAGTACATAGTCTACTGTGTACTATCTACTAGTACTATTAAGTACACAGTCTAGTATTGCAGCCAGCCTTCCTAGTTTTTCTCTCATGATTCCTCATGTGCAACTCATTTTCCACATAACAGACtaggagagagggacagaagaagaaaagctgATTAATGGGTATTAAGTCATAGATAAGGGTTAGAGGTTCTCATGTCCTTTAAGGAGTAATGAGACGATGTAATGATAAAGTAACATGCAtttcaaaaaactagaagaaaagaatttgaatgttttcatgataaaaatgataaatgttaccTGATTATCCAAATTTAAATGTTACTCAATGTATACATGTAGCAAAACATTAAATAGtattccataaatatgtatagCTTCCgtgtttataaaatttaaataaaaataaatacgaGCATGTGAAAGTGTGGAGTGCATCACAGACTTTCAAGAGGACTATGAAGAGAATTCAGGTCTGTGAACTGAGGAATGATTATATCCATTTTTTCTGGTCCCTAATTGAAAAGTACCACTTCTTTCAATTACAAACTCAGAGAGCATTATCAATCAGTACTTGTGATTTTTATcatcacatatatttttataccATGGAAAGGTACAGAAATCTAAAAACATTCTTAGTGATCaccattatttaaaaacaattttagaatTGTTTCTAAAAACAATTCTAGGTCTTCTGCAATGTTTAAAAAAGCACACATATTACTATATCACAACTTAAAATACTTTGATAAGTGTATTTTAGTATAATTGCTGTCTTTGTGCCtctatatatttttgtatgtttgagGTTATTTGTAGGAGAGAACTTGGGGTCCTCTAAATTTCCAAAGGGGTATACAATACATATGCACTTACACATTTGCACATGCCATGAAGAGCTCTCAGAGAGTGCCGTCTGTGAGGCCAGGGCACCTGGGTGACTCAGCTCTATGCCTTGGCAGGCTTGTGGTTTGGAGCAAATTATTAATGCCTTTATTCTCGTTTTCTCATCATCTCTGAAGCAGAGTTTGCAAGTTGGCAGACTGCAGTCTGCAAATGTCCCGTATTCCCAATACATTTTGTGTTCCCTTGAAGATTTATAATGGCatcattataaatttaaaattagatagGGAGAAATCTGTGTTTGTAATTCATGATTTTTCTTGAAAATACAGattatgatttttcttaaaaaatgagaCAAATATAAACTCACCCACATTCATCCAGAATTCCAAGCTAGCACTGAGCTTTCAGATGGAGCAGGCAGCAGACAATTCATCTCTCCGTTCTTCTTGTACCTGGACACTACCTTTACGTATATTACTCCAGCAGACTGTGACCCTGGATGAGTAATTTAATGTTTATAGTAAGTCCTTTCTACCATGATATCTAAaacttttctttcaaatgaaCCCTAATTTTGTAAAATCCAGTCTTTTCCTGACACATTCTAAACAAAAATACTCTTCATTAAATCACTAGAAAACAGTAATGTAAATTATTCTTATATGAGATTTTAAGCCAGATCGGtatataaaaatctattcttttattttcttctttttttatgcttcctgcttccAGGAAGATTTACATTCTCTGGTTATTatagagataggatcttgctatctGCCCAAAGTGGCTTAGATTGTGACCATCCTTATTTAAAGCTTCCCACTATGGTTGGaattacaggtttgtgccaccatgttttttctgttgagataggatctgacAAACTGTTCCTCCCGCCCCAGCAtgtcctggaactgcaatcctcccattctcagcctcccacatagtttgGGATGAtaagtgtgcaccactgtgcccagctcttggttgagatgaggtcttgcaaactttttgcccttgctggccttgaacagtgatcttcctgatctcagcctcctaagtagctagggttacaggccaGAAACATGCTTAATCATTGGCATAACATTATACATTTAAGAGCATTAGTTCTTCCAAAGATACCTCTAACTGGAGGGCAGGATTTGtgtctacaaaaaatatttcagaattagTAGGGACGGGATGACATTGTCTTAAGTAGGTTTTTCCACCTTTGTCCAATGAGTGGAATTTTAGTCTCTTTCCAGGAAATTCAACACCTGTGTTTTATGTCTTTACACAGCAGGAAACACGCTGTCCTGGGAAATGAAGATACGAATGGAGATATATCACACTTAATAAAAATACCTAtatctttataaaattataataagcaGAAAGATAATTGCAATGTAGCATCAGATTGCCACAGTGTAAATTTGTATGTGGTGATGTGAAGGCCTAGATACATGCACAGAGAAATGCAGCTGGCAAAGTCAGAGATTGCTTCTCAGATTGAATACTGATCTGAGATTTGAATGCCAGGGAAGGAACTGCATaaacaaaggcagagaaagataAAATGCTCAGTAAATTCAGGAACTACATGTACTTTACTAATTCTACACAAGAAAATATTAAGCTTTCTAGGTGTGCTGtttcatgcttgtcatcccagcactcaggaagttcgTGCAGGAGGAGAATGAGTTAGAGACCAGtgttggctacatagtgagacgctagctcaaaaaaataaccaaaaattctGTTAGAAGTAGTGGAAAGAAAGACTATGCTATTAGGATATGGTCACTATCataaagaaataagataaatTCTACAGATAACAGAGAAACATTGAGTAAATGAGGgcagaccatttacatttaaccAACCAGCCAACTTTTATCCAGTTCTGTTGTAAGAACAGAAATTTTACAAACTTCTCAGGTGATTGGAGCAAAATCTTTTgtcttatttatgtatttccttCTGTTGGAAAAGCAGTGTGTGTTTGGCTATATTGTATCTATAGAAGAAAATTTATTCCAGGTCTTGTCTTTTTCCATGTCCT
Protein-coding regions in this window:
- the LOC109681038 gene encoding olfactory receptor 4K2-like — protein: MDRSSHSRVSEFVLLGLTDSPELQIFFSVVFSIFYFMTTFGNCLILLTILSTSHLHSPMYFLLSNLSLIDLCLSSFATPKMIMDFFAQRKTISFEGCISQIFLLHLFTGTEIVLLISMSFDRYIAICKPLHYSTIMSQKVCIGLVVTSWTVGFLHTISQLAFTLYLPFCGPNVIDSFFCDLPLVIQLACVDIYAPGIFMISTSGVIALVSFLLLLTSYIIVLVTVRDHSSTGSSKALSTCTAHFIVVLMFSGPCIFIYMWPFTNFLVDKILSVFYTIFTPFLNPLTYTLRNKEVKISVKKLSYQYFNFGKIIPQYPVQ